The proteins below are encoded in one region of Peribacillus muralis:
- the safA gene encoding SafA/ExsA family spore coat assembly protein has translation MKIHIVQKGDTLWKLAKKYGVSFEELKKVNAQLSNPDMMMPGMKIKIPGTTGAVLKETIKPNIHMGVKESQIQPYPAQPTPMKEQQMMQKPPVKEQPKYQQPIKEQPKYQAPIKEHPKYQQPIKEQPKYQAPIKEQPKYQQPIKEQPKYQAPIKEQPIVQPKPIVKEKQIIVPKEAPVPTPVIPEIDINNYYMVNMTNMSVQKPPAPPPIPKKKEEPVATKKKKKKPAVSPTQDYCEPVDDCIPMTPIMPGTGYSMQPPPWAHMPMQGMEAPYHGGYGNPETQGYQMMEESSEVWGESPDMQSMGQQGFVQGASMNPYGQQQQHYPYQASAPMPHHYYGGMGQQHQVAGSYMQQDHESPSESPASYNHHNHSQQQSENEEDCGCNKGLLGTYGPEAQGQYQSDQSMNAYGHHHPDYHQSEPSQQHYHDPNLGAYPQMGNQMQYEHETESMESEQVQQYEPFVMPGQNGGQPGMMMGGQNGGQPGMMMGGQNGGQPGMMMGGQNGGQPGMMGGPYGSQPGMMGGQNGGQPGMMGGPNGSQPGMMGGQNGGQPGMMGGQNGSQPGMMGGQNGGQPGMMGGQNGGQPGMMGGQNGGQPGMMGGQNGGQPGMMMGGQNGGQPGMMGGQNGGQPGMMMGGQNGGQPGMMGGQNGGQPGMMMGGQNGGQPGMMMGGQNGGQPGMMMGGPYGGQPGMMGGQNGGQPGMMRGQIGGHPEAMLPGQMGGQPGQFGGVRAPETFGMPTYVDESDDY, from the coding sequence GTGAAAATTCATATAGTCCAAAAAGGCGATACACTTTGGAAACTCGCCAAAAAATACGGTGTCAGTTTTGAAGAACTAAAAAAAGTGAACGCGCAATTGAGCAACCCGGACATGATGATGCCGGGAATGAAAATTAAAATACCAGGGACAACCGGAGCAGTATTAAAAGAAACGATTAAACCTAATATTCATATGGGAGTGAAAGAATCCCAAATCCAACCGTATCCGGCTCAGCCGACACCAATGAAAGAGCAGCAAATGATGCAAAAACCGCCAGTCAAAGAACAACCGAAATATCAGCAGCCGATCAAAGAACAGCCGAAGTATCAGGCACCGATCAAGGAGCACCCGAAGTATCAGCAGCCGATCAAAGAACAGCCGAAGTACCAGGCACCGATCAAAGAGCAGCCGAAATATCAGCAGCCGATCAAAGAACAACCGAAGTATCAAGCTCCGATCAAAGAGCAGCCGATCGTTCAGCCAAAACCAATCGTGAAAGAAAAGCAAATAATTGTTCCAAAAGAAGCTCCGGTACCGACACCGGTGATACCTGAGATCGATATCAATAATTATTATATGGTCAACATGACCAATATGAGTGTGCAAAAGCCCCCTGCACCGCCACCAATACCGAAGAAAAAAGAAGAACCTGTCGCTACAAAGAAAAAGAAGAAAAAGCCAGCCGTTTCTCCAACCCAGGATTATTGTGAGCCTGTCGATGATTGCATTCCGATGACGCCAATCATGCCAGGAACCGGCTATAGTATGCAGCCTCCGCCATGGGCGCATATGCCGATGCAGGGGATGGAAGCCCCATATCATGGCGGCTATGGAAACCCGGAAACACAAGGCTATCAAATGATGGAAGAAAGCTCCGAGGTCTGGGGAGAATCTCCTGACATGCAATCAATGGGGCAGCAAGGATTTGTTCAAGGTGCAAGCATGAATCCATACGGTCAGCAGCAGCAACACTATCCATATCAAGCATCTGCACCGATGCCGCACCATTATTATGGGGGGATGGGGCAGCAGCATCAAGTGGCAGGCTCATATATGCAACAAGACCATGAGTCGCCAAGTGAATCGCCAGCTTCATACAACCATCATAATCATTCACAACAACAGTCTGAAAATGAAGAAGATTGTGGCTGTAATAAAGGGTTACTTGGAACGTATGGGCCGGAAGCGCAGGGCCAGTATCAATCCGATCAATCTATGAATGCCTATGGACATCACCATCCTGATTATCATCAATCCGAGCCATCACAGCAGCATTACCATGACCCGAATTTAGGCGCCTATCCACAGATGGGCAATCAAATGCAATATGAGCATGAAACAGAGTCAATGGAATCAGAGCAGGTTCAACAATATGAGCCATTCGTAATGCCAGGTCAAAACGGAGGCCAACCCGGCATGATGATGGGCGGTCAAAACGGAGGCCAACCTGGCATGATGATGGGCGGCCAAAACGGAGGTCAGCCCGGCATGATGATGGGCGGCCAAAACGGAGGCCAGCCCGGCATGATGGGCGGTCCATATGGAAGTCAGCCCGGCATGATGGGCGGCCAAAACGGAGGCCAGCCCGGCATGATGGGCGGTCCAAATGGAAGTCAGCCCGGCATGATGGGCGGTCAAAACGGAGGCCAACCCGGCATGATGGGCGGTCAAAACGGAAGTCAGCCCGGCATGATGGGCGGCCAAAACGGAGGTCAGCCCGGCATGATGGGCGGCCAAAATGGAGGTCAGCCCGGCATGATGGGCGGTCAAAACGGAGGCCAGCCCGGCATGATGGGCGGTCAAAATGGAGGTCAGCCCGGCATGATGATGGGCGGTCAAAATGGAGGTCAGCCCGGCATGATGGGCGGTCAAAACGGAGGCCAGCCCGGCATGATGATGGGCGGTCAAAATGGAGGCCAGCCCGGCATGATGGGCGGCCAAAATGGAGGCCAGCCCGGCATGATGATGGGCGGTCAAAACGGAGGCCAGCCCGGCATGATGATGGGCGGCCAAAACGGAGGTC
- a CDS encoding IscS subfamily cysteine desulfurase, with translation MKDGSDSMIYLDYAATTPMDEEAIDVFSQASRRFFGNASSLHDIGSESARLLDMSRRQLAEMLHMKKEGVIFTSGGSESNMLAIDTFIASKPAWQNHLIVSRTEHASIDNLICRFERSGYEVTYLRHGEDGRIDIEHLRGALSEKTCLVIVQHVNSEIGVIQPIEQISKIVREHQAFLHVDCVQSFAKLPLDEISGLCDGMSISSHKVYGPKGTGAVIFPAIHQLRAPIPNITHESGFRPGTVDVPSIASFVTAAKNSANISEKEHERISKLRKQLIQQLTERKMGFQIIGAKTEQLPHILALTFPGLQGQYVMLELNKKGFAVSTGSACQIGKQNPSKTMMAIGKSEEEAHQFIRLSFGKHTTADDIEKLADCLEGIASIR, from the coding sequence ATGAAGGATGGAAGTGATTCAATGATTTATTTGGACTATGCGGCCACAACGCCGATGGATGAAGAAGCGATTGACGTGTTCAGCCAAGCATCCCGGAGGTTTTTCGGAAACGCAAGCAGCTTGCATGATATAGGCTCTGAAAGTGCACGTTTATTGGATATGTCACGACGGCAGCTGGCAGAAATGCTACATATGAAAAAAGAAGGCGTCATCTTTACGAGCGGCGGATCGGAAAGTAATATGCTTGCAATCGATACATTTATCGCTTCAAAACCGGCCTGGCAGAATCACTTGATCGTTAGCCGGACCGAGCATGCATCGATCGACAACCTTATCTGCAGGTTTGAACGCTCCGGCTACGAGGTGACGTATTTACGGCATGGGGAGGATGGCCGCATCGATATCGAACACCTGAGAGGAGCGCTGTCGGAGAAAACCTGCCTGGTCATTGTCCAACATGTGAATTCAGAAATCGGAGTCATACAGCCGATTGAGCAAATAAGTAAAATCGTTAGGGAGCATCAAGCCTTTTTACATGTCGACTGCGTTCAATCGTTTGCAAAATTGCCATTGGACGAGATATCTGGGTTATGTGATGGAATGTCCATTTCCAGCCACAAAGTTTATGGACCAAAAGGGACAGGGGCCGTCATTTTCCCAGCAATCCATCAGTTGAGGGCTCCGATTCCGAATATCACCCATGAATCCGGCTTCCGGCCTGGTACGGTGGACGTCCCCAGTATAGCCTCCTTCGTAACCGCCGCCAAAAATTCAGCAAATATCAGCGAAAAGGAACATGAACGCATCTCCAAGCTGAGGAAGCAATTGATCCAGCAACTAACCGAAAGAAAGATGGGCTTTCAAATCATCGGCGCGAAAACCGAACAATTGCCGCACATTCTTGCTCTTACCTTCCCTGGCTTGCAAGGCCAGTACGTCATGCTCGAATTAAACAAGAAGGGCTTTGCCGTATCGACGGGAAGTGCCTGTCAGATCGGTAAACAAAATCCATCCAAAACCATGATGGCGATTGGAAAAAGCGAAGAAGAGGCGCATCAATTCATCCGCCTTTCCTTTGGTAAACATACGACGGCGGATGATATTGAAAAATTGGCAGACTGCCTCGAAGGAATCGCTTCCATTCGATAA
- a CDS encoding IS3 family transposase (programmed frameshift), whose translation MSKNIYTEFQIKELEKNPNIISASERSISYSPEFKKKSVKEYKKGKAPSQIFMDQGINLEIVGKKQPIRCLQRWRSTFERFGEEGFLTERRGKGSTGRPTSKPQSVEEQLRKAEARIKFLEAENGLPKKAGRARKAGFEKEIILTSAEKFYLIERTIRIHQLKKAVSYLCKLAGVSRSGYYDWVKAAPYRELREEQDGLDIELIRNIFISKKEKVSALQIKMIMENDYSAVMNHKKIRRLMTKYNLLAKIRRANPYRKMAKATKEHLTCPNLLKRKFNQEVPGKVLLTDITYLYYGKGQKAYLSCVKDAATKEIVTYHLSTSLEMDIVYETLHKLKQAVCHEFHPSVILHSDQGFHYTNPLFQRKVKELGITQSMSRKGNCWDNAPMESFFGHFKDLAEYKTCTNLTDVKEEIDRVIEEYNEHRYQWGLKKMAPVQYRDHLLAI comes from the exons ATGAGTAAGAATATATATACTGAATTTCAAATTAAAGAACTTGAAAAGAATCCAAATATCATTAGTGCTTCCGAGCGATCTATTTCCTATAGTCCTGAATTCAAGAAAAAATCTGTTAAAGAATATAAAAAGGGGAAAGCCCCCTCTCAAATTTTCATGGACCAGGGAATTAATCTCGAAATAGTTGGAAAGAAACAACCCATACGTTGTCTACAGCGCTGGCGTAGTACCTTTGAAAGGTTTGGTGAGGAAGGCTTCCTTACGGAACGGCGTGGAAAAGGAAGTACAGGACGTCCCACTTCCAAGCCACAGTCTGTAGAGGAACAACTTAGGAAGGCCGAGGCGAGAATTAAATTCCTTGAAGCAGAAAATG GACTTCCTAAAAAAGCTGGAAGAGCTAGAAAGGCAGGCTTTGAAAAAGAAATAATTCTAACTTCTGCCGAGAAGTTCTATCTGATTGAAAGGACGATTAGAATACACCAATTAAAGAAGGCTGTTTCTTATCTATGCAAATTGGCTGGTGTAAGTCGAAGTGGTTACTATGATTGGGTAAAGGCAGCTCCTTACCGGGAGCTACGTGAAGAACAGGATGGATTGGATATAGAATTGATCAGAAATATTTTCATCAGTAAAAAGGAAAAAGTAAGCGCTCTCCAAATCAAAATGATTATGGAGAATGACTACTCTGCTGTAATGAATCATAAGAAAATCAGACGGTTGATGACAAAATATAATCTCCTAGCGAAAATCAGAAGGGCGAACCCCTATAGGAAGATGGCCAAGGCAACCAAGGAGCACCTTACTTGTCCAAACCTTCTTAAACGTAAATTCAATCAGGAGGTGCCAGGGAAGGTCCTGCTTACTGACATTACCTATCTTTATTATGGGAAAGGCCAAAAAGCTTATTTATCATGCGTGAAGGATGCCGCCACAAAAGAAATCGTTACGTACCATTTATCTACTTCATTAGAAATGGATATTGTTTACGAGACCTTACATAAGCTAAAGCAGGCTGTGTGTCACGAATTCCATCCGAGTGTAATCCTTCATTCTGACCAGGGGTTCCATTACACCAATCCTCTATTTCAACGCAAAGTGAAGGAACTTGGGATAACCCAATCCATGTCCCGTAAGGGAAACTGTTGGGATAATGCGCCAATGGAAAGTTTTTTTGGCCACTTTAAGGATTTGGCAGAATATAAAACATGTACTAATTTAACGGATGTGAAGGAAGAAATTGATCGAGTTATTGAAGAATATAATGAACATCGATACCAATGGGGGTTAAAGAAAATGGCCCCGGTACAATACCGGGACCACTTATTAGCCATTTAG
- the nadC gene encoding carboxylating nicotinate-nucleotide diphosphorylase, producing MNILKLKQMLEHFLIEDIGEYDVTSDTIFGQAKQGTLTFIAKEGGVFSGGDVIITGFSLLDTQIEVALHVRDGEVFEAGQQLARMTGNMASLLKGERVVLNLVQRMSGIATLASEATMILAGTKTRACDTRKTTPGLRMLEKYAVRSGGAFNHRNGLYDAVMIKDNHIAFAGSITKAVQAVKGKLGHAWKVEVETESLEQVLEAVEAGVDIIMFDNRTPEEIKQWVKSVPDSIITEASGGMTLGNLATYRETGVDYISLGSLTHSVRALDISAKVTECEGIMR from the coding sequence ATGAACATATTGAAGCTTAAGCAAATGCTGGAGCATTTTTTGATCGAAGATATAGGGGAATATGACGTAACGAGTGATACGATTTTTGGCCAAGCAAAACAAGGGACCTTGACTTTCATTGCAAAAGAGGGAGGGGTTTTTAGCGGAGGCGACGTCATCATAACAGGCTTTTCCTTGTTGGATACCCAAATCGAGGTGGCCCTGCATGTCCGTGATGGTGAAGTGTTTGAAGCAGGTCAGCAGCTTGCGCGAATGACCGGCAATATGGCTTCGCTATTAAAAGGGGAACGGGTCGTTTTGAACTTGGTGCAGCGCATGTCCGGAATTGCCACGCTTGCAAGTGAAGCGACGATGATCCTGGCGGGGACGAAGACAAGGGCATGTGATACAAGGAAAACCACGCCTGGCCTGCGGATGCTTGAAAAATATGCGGTTCGTTCAGGCGGGGCCTTCAACCACCGAAATGGTTTGTATGATGCCGTCATGATCAAAGACAATCACATTGCTTTCGCCGGTTCCATCACGAAGGCGGTTCAAGCGGTCAAAGGCAAATTGGGTCATGCGTGGAAAGTGGAGGTTGAAACGGAGTCACTGGAACAGGTGCTTGAGGCTGTGGAAGCCGGTGTGGATATCATCATGTTCGATAACAGGACGCCAGAAGAAATTAAGCAATGGGTCAAATCTGTTCCTGATTCGATCATAACGGAAGCCTCCGGTGGAATGACGCTTGGCAATTTAGCAACGTATCGTGAAACAGGGGTGGATTACATTTCGTTGGGCAGTCTGACGCACAGCGTCCGGGCACTCGATATTAGCGCAAAGGTTACAGAATGTGAGGGGATAATGAGATGA
- a CDS encoding transcription repressor NadR, giving the protein MMERKKLLGEERRTKLLHILQTSAQPVTGTELSQMANVSRQVIVGDITLLKARNEPIIATSQGYIFLATESTKKPERTIACQHDPSRAQEELYLLVDIGITVKDVKIEHPVYGDLTASIMVSSRKEVQQFLSRVSATNASFLSELTSGIHLHTLSASSEELLDEAETALREAGILVD; this is encoded by the coding sequence ATGATGGAAAGAAAGAAATTACTCGGGGAAGAAAGACGAACGAAACTTTTACATATATTGCAAACAAGTGCACAGCCCGTTACAGGCACGGAGCTTTCGCAAATGGCCAATGTAAGCCGCCAGGTCATCGTTGGTGATATAACGCTCCTGAAGGCCCGGAATGAACCGATCATAGCCACGAGCCAAGGCTATATCTTTTTGGCGACCGAAAGTACGAAAAAGCCAGAAAGGACAATTGCTTGCCAGCACGATCCTTCCCGGGCTCAGGAAGAGCTTTACCTGCTCGTGGATATCGGGATCACGGTGAAGGATGTCAAAATCGAGCATCCTGTATACGGCGACCTAACTGCTTCCATCATGGTCAGCAGCCGTAAGGAAGTCCAGCAATTCCTCTCAAGGGTATCTGCCACGAATGCTTCTTTTTTATCGGAGCTAACGAGCGGCATCCATCTCCATACACTGAGCGCATCCTCGGAGGAACTGCTTGACGAGGCGGAGACTGCCCTGCGTGAAGCCGGCATATTGGTCGATTGA
- the nadA gene encoding quinolinate synthase NadA, with protein sequence MNIVEMVSSAGNVLPEKYKTMSVEDMEKAVLGIKKRLGNRLYIPGHHYQREEVIRFSDVTGDSLQLAQLSAQNREADYIVFCGVHFMAETADILTEERQTVILPDMRAGCSMADMADIDQTERAWTKLQELFGDTILPLTYVNSTAAIKAFVGRNGGATVTSSNAQDMVSWAFEQKERILFLPDQHLGRNTAFDIGIPLNAMAVWDPHKEELIHEGDIEDLKVLLWKGHCSVHENFTTANIEALREEQPAMNIIVHPECRREVVAMSDYAGSTSYIIDMIEKAKAGSSWAIGTEMNLVKRLIANNPDKNIISLNPNMCPCLTMNRIDLPHLLWALESIEANQTINPIKVEKKMAADAILALNRMLERA encoded by the coding sequence ATGAATATAGTGGAGATGGTTAGCTCAGCAGGCAATGTCTTGCCCGAAAAGTATAAAACGATGTCAGTGGAGGATATGGAGAAAGCGGTACTGGGCATAAAAAAGCGCTTAGGTAATCGTCTTTATATTCCTGGTCACCATTATCAACGGGAGGAAGTGATTCGCTTTTCCGATGTAACGGGAGATTCACTTCAGCTGGCCCAGCTTTCCGCCCAAAATCGTGAAGCGGATTATATCGTGTTTTGCGGCGTTCATTTCATGGCGGAAACCGCCGATATTTTGACGGAGGAGCGGCAGACCGTCATTCTGCCTGACATGCGTGCAGGCTGTTCCATGGCAGATATGGCGGATATCGACCAAACTGAACGGGCCTGGACGAAGCTTCAGGAATTATTCGGTGATACGATCCTTCCGCTTACTTATGTTAATTCGACTGCGGCCATTAAAGCATTTGTGGGTAGAAATGGCGGGGCTACGGTTACATCTTCAAACGCCCAAGACATGGTTTCATGGGCATTTGAGCAAAAAGAACGGATCCTGTTTCTTCCCGATCAGCATCTTGGCAGGAATACAGCCTTTGATATTGGCATTCCATTGAATGCCATGGCTGTTTGGGATCCTCATAAGGAGGAATTGATCCATGAGGGTGACATCGAGGATCTAAAGGTACTTCTTTGGAAAGGGCATTGTTCGGTCCATGAAAATTTCACGACGGCGAATATTGAAGCATTAAGGGAAGAACAGCCTGCGATGAACATCATCGTCCATCCGGAATGCCGCCGGGAAGTGGTGGCCATGTCGGATTATGCAGGTTCGACATCCTATATCATTGACATGATTGAAAAGGCAAAAGCGGGCAGCTCTTGGGCAATCGGCACGGAAATGAACCTCGTCAAACGACTTATCGCCAATAATCCAGACAAGAACATCATCTCGTTAAATCCGAATATGTGCCCATGCCTTACGATGAATCGAATAGATTTACCGCATTTGTTATGGGCGCTTGAATCAATTGAAGCAAATCAAACCATCAACCCGATAAAAGTGGAAAAGAAAATGGCGGCTGATGCCATCCTTGCTTTGAATCGAATGCTTGAAAGGGCATGA
- a CDS encoding DUF6944 family repetitive protein, translated as MESQFKETFGSWTQAIGTVISAVGGTPSNVLDEDFRKNLDLIGNELQATGNAILADSEDTWSLNKFGNQIQAIGNSTVILGLVIDFDEVTKKELIIKGNLIQALGGGTAVAGAYENPDEPEQALNVTGNMLQAIGNSMQAIGGISELRNSILEKDQESDEDETQDEDDEDKEEGNEEGKQKYQYPDLEEKPTDGELIQTMGGWIQAVGSVLNLIGQLRSNSESQSDDEPA; from the coding sequence ATGGAAAGTCAATTCAAAGAAACTTTCGGTTCTTGGACCCAAGCGATAGGGACAGTCATTTCCGCTGTTGGAGGAACGCCATCGAATGTGCTCGACGAGGATTTCCGAAAAAACTTGGATTTGATCGGCAATGAACTTCAAGCGACAGGAAATGCGATATTGGCGGATTCGGAAGACACATGGTCACTAAATAAATTCGGCAATCAAATACAGGCCATCGGAAATTCGACTGTCATCTTAGGATTGGTCATTGACTTCGATGAGGTGACGAAGAAGGAATTGATCATCAAAGGTAACCTGATTCAAGCGTTAGGAGGAGGAACTGCGGTGGCGGGGGCTTACGAGAATCCTGATGAACCAGAACAGGCCTTGAATGTCACGGGAAATATGTTGCAGGCGATAGGGAACTCGATGCAGGCGATTGGAGGAATTAGCGAACTAAGGAATAGCATTCTGGAAAAAGATCAGGAAAGTGATGAAGATGAAACACAAGATGAGGACGATGAAGACAAAGAAGAAGGGAACGAGGAAGGGAAACAAAAATATCAATACCCGGATTTAGAAGAAAAGCCGACAGATGGCGAATTAATACAGACGATGGGAGGCTGGATACAAGCCGTCGGCTCCGTCCTCAACCTCATCGGCCAATTGAGAAGCAACAGTGAAAGCCAGTCGGATGATGAGCCGGCATAG
- the nadB gene encoding L-aspartate oxidase: MMVKTEVIVIGSGIAALKTALVASEHKHVILITKSKIRHSNSYLAQGGIAAAISDQDEVSLHKKDTLAAGQRYNKVEAVEKLVEEAPLAIAELLQSGMQFDRDHDGSLMLGLEGAHSERRILHSHGDGTGKYIMEHLIGCLNGSKIQVIENEAAVELVVGEDDSCIGIKTLDRSGKLAVYHAEHTVLATGGCGSLYQITSNSQTVSGDGIALAFKAGAKVRDMEFIQFHPTLLFMNDKAEGLVSEAVRGDGAILVTENGSPIMQDIHHLKDLAPRHIVAQTIFSYLQSGEKVFLDISMIKDFKKRFPTVSSLCEKNGVDLQLGKIPVAPGNHFLMGGIEVDESGRTSVPSLYAVGEVACTGVHGASRLASNSLLEGLVFGRALGDLLANLPARELPAEKEYPKVSCHIASLPDISDLQEKLMSEAGIVRTEAGLIRLKGYLEAFHIESLLHPDVTGRSLTEITKANAMIVAWLIAESALTRTESRGGHFRSDYPSEDDSSWLENSVILACEDVKNRVKGRRQYEHIEA; the protein is encoded by the coding sequence ATGATGGTCAAAACGGAAGTCATCGTGATAGGCAGCGGTATTGCGGCTTTGAAAACGGCATTGGTAGCAAGTGAGCATAAGCATGTGATACTCATCACAAAATCAAAAATTCGTCATAGTAATTCATATTTGGCGCAAGGCGGTATTGCTGCCGCAATATCCGATCAGGATGAAGTATCCTTACATAAAAAAGACACGCTGGCTGCTGGTCAGCGATATAACAAAGTGGAGGCTGTGGAGAAACTTGTCGAGGAAGCTCCTTTGGCGATAGCTGAACTTCTTCAATCCGGGATGCAATTTGACCGAGATCATGACGGGTCCCTCATGCTTGGCCTGGAGGGTGCCCATAGTGAAAGGAGAATCCTCCATAGTCATGGGGATGGGACTGGAAAGTACATCATGGAACATTTAATAGGCTGCTTGAATGGCTCGAAGATTCAGGTTATCGAGAATGAGGCTGCAGTGGAGTTGGTCGTCGGTGAGGATGACTCTTGCATCGGCATCAAAACGCTTGATAGGTCAGGGAAACTGGCTGTCTATCATGCAGAGCACACGGTTTTGGCAACGGGCGGATGCGGTTCGCTATACCAAATAACGTCCAATTCACAAACGGTATCGGGTGATGGCATCGCTCTTGCTTTCAAGGCAGGGGCAAAAGTCCGTGATATGGAATTCATCCAGTTCCATCCGACGCTCCTTTTTATGAATGATAAAGCCGAGGGGCTTGTTTCAGAAGCGGTCCGTGGTGATGGCGCCATATTAGTGACTGAAAATGGAAGTCCGATCATGCAGGATATTCATCATTTGAAGGACCTTGCCCCAAGGCATATTGTCGCACAGACGATTTTTTCTTATTTACAGAGCGGTGAAAAGGTGTTTTTGGATATATCGATGATCAAGGATTTTAAAAAGCGTTTCCCGACGGTAAGCTCATTATGTGAAAAAAACGGGGTGGACCTCCAGCTCGGAAAAATCCCGGTTGCACCTGGAAATCATTTTCTAATGGGCGGAATCGAAGTGGATGAATCGGGGCGAACCTCTGTCCCCTCGTTGTATGCAGTCGGTGAGGTGGCATGCACGGGTGTACATGGTGCGAGCCGGTTGGCAAGCAATTCGCTTCTCGAAGGCCTCGTATTTGGCAGGGCACTTGGTGATTTGCTGGCTAATTTGCCAGCAAGGGAGCTACCAGCAGAAAAGGAGTATCCTAAGGTTTCCTGTCATATAGCTTCATTACCCGATATATCGGATTTGCAGGAAAAATTGATGAGTGAAGCCGGAATCGTCCGAACGGAAGCTGGGTTAATTCGCTTGAAGGGTTATCTTGAGGCTTTTCACATCGAAAGCTTGCTCCATCCGGACGTTACCGGACGATCGCTGACGGAAATCACTAAAGCTAACGCCATGATCGTCGCGTGGCTGATTGCCGAATCGGCATTGACTAGAACGGAAAGCAGGGGCGGTCATTTCCGCAGTGATTATCCAAGCGAAGATGACTCCTCATGGCTAGAAAATTCGGTCATCCTTGCTTGCGAAGATGTGAAAAACCGAGTGAAGGGGAGAAGGCAATATGAACATATTGAAGCTTAA
- the ypfJ gene encoding KPN_02809 family neutral zinc metallopeptidase, whose translation MKWKGRQGSSNVEDKRGMSGKGMAGIGGGVGLIIVLIVTLLGGNPSDLLGGLTSPDPGSGGTYVESDEEKELAQFVSVVLADTERVWTEEFRKNGLEYEEPTLVLYSGSVESACGIAGSSVGPFYCPGDKKLYIDLSFYQELKEEFQAPGDFAMAYVIAHEVGHHVQTLLGTTKKVMPDRSKVSETEYNKYSVRLELQADYLAGVWAHHVQGENLLEKGDLDEALNAASGVGDDTIQKKAQGYAVPDSFTHGTSEQRKRWFNKGFESGNMNEGNTFKVKNL comes from the coding sequence ATGAAATGGAAGGGACGTCAGGGCAGTTCGAATGTCGAGGACAAAAGGGGAATGAGCGGCAAAGGGATGGCAGGCATCGGCGGCGGGGTCGGATTGATAATCGTCTTGATCGTGACACTGCTCGGTGGCAACCCAAGCGATTTGTTGGGCGGGTTGACTTCACCTGATCCCGGAAGCGGCGGCACTTATGTGGAAAGTGATGAAGAAAAGGAATTGGCACAGTTTGTGTCAGTCGTACTAGCAGATACGGAGCGTGTCTGGACGGAGGAATTCCGGAAGAATGGCCTTGAATATGAAGAACCGACTCTTGTTCTGTACTCAGGAAGTGTGGAATCGGCGTGCGGGATCGCAGGTTCTTCAGTGGGACCGTTTTATTGTCCAGGTGATAAGAAGCTTTATATCGATCTCAGCTTTTATCAGGAGTTAAAGGAAGAATTCCAGGCACCAGGGGATTTTGCCATGGCCTATGTGATTGCTCATGAAGTGGGGCACCACGTCCAGACATTACTGGGAACGACAAAAAAGGTTATGCCTGATCGTTCAAAGGTTAGTGAAACGGAATATAATAAGTATTCTGTCCGCCTCGAATTACAGGCCGATTATTTAGCAGGGGTTTGGGCACATCATGTTCAAGGAGAGAATTTGCTTGAGAAGGGCGACCTTGATGAGGCTTTGAATGCAGCGAGCGGTGTGGGAGATGACACCATCCAGAAAAAGGCACAAGGCTACGCAGTTCCAGACAGCTTCACTCACGGTACCTCCGAACAGCGAAAACGTTGGTTCAATAAGGGGTTTGAATCAGGGAATATGAATGAAGGCAATACATTCAAAGTAAAAAATCTTTAA